Proteins from one Camelina sativa cultivar DH55 chromosome 8, Cs, whole genome shotgun sequence genomic window:
- the LOC104708762 gene encoding subtilisin-like protease SBT4.15, with protein MVSNQHLRLFILCFCLVNTAFIAATEDENNERKPYIVYMGEATENSHVEAAENHHNLLLTVIGDESKAREVKIYSYGKNINGFAARLYPHEAEKLSREDGVVSVFKNTQRQLHTTRSWDFLGFVESKYKRSVALESNIIVGVLDTGIDIDSPSFDDKGVGPPPAKWKGKCVTGNNFTRCNNKVIGAKYFHIDQEGLPDGKGDSPADYDGHGTHTSSTIAGVSPLIRFVFFLFNCYSVSWNRRKTRYALFQIKVCWESGCTDMDMLAAFDEAISDGVDVISISIGGSSLPFFEDPIAIGAFHAMKKGILTMCSAGNNGPGLFTVSNLAPWVMTVAANSLDRKFETVVKLGNGLTASGISLNGFSPSEKMYPLTSGTLASNLSAGGYGEPSTCESGTLGEDKVMGKVVYCEAGREEGGNGQDHVVRSLKGAGVIVQLLEPTDMATSTVIAGSYVFFEDGTKISEYINSTKNPQAVIFKTKTTKMVAPSIASFSARGPQRISPNILKPDISAPGLNILAAYSKLASVTGYSDDNRKTLFTIMSGTSMACPHAAAAAAYVKSFHPDWSPAAIKSALMTTATPMRIKGDEAELSYGSGQINPRRAIHPGLVYDIAEDAYLRFLCKEGYNSTTIGLLIAGKKNNTTKTEYRCENYKRGLGSDGLNYPSMHKQVSSTDTKVSEVFYRSVTNVGYGPSNYVAKVWAPKGLRVEVVPKAMSFERPGEKKNFKVMIDGVWDEIMRGIVSASVEWDDSRGHLVRSPILLFRSGNNYN; from the exons ATGGTTTCGAATCAGCATTTGCGGTTGTTTATACTCTGTTTTTGCCTTGTTAACACCGCTTTTATAGCAGCCACGGAAGATGAAAACAATGAGAGAAAg CCTTACATCGTGTACATGGGAGAAGCAACTGAGAATTCTCATGTTGAAGCCGCAGAAAACCATCATAATCTTCTATTGACAGTGATCGGAGA CGAGAGCAAAGCAAGAGAAGTTAAAATATATAGCTATGGGAAGAACATCAATGGATTTGCTGCAAGGCTTTACCCTCATGAAGCAGAGAAGCTATCAC GCGAAGATGGAGTTGTATCGGTGTTCAAGAACACTCAAAGACAGCTTCACACGACAAGATCATGGGACTTTCTAGGGTTTGTTGAGTCTAAATACAAAAGAAGTGTAGCACTAGAGAGTAATATCATTGTGGGAGTTCTTGACACAG GGATCGATATTGACTCACCGAGCTTCGATGACAAAGGAGTTGGTCCTCCTCCAGCTAAATGGAAAGGAAAATGTGTAACTGGAAACAACTTCACTCGTTGCAATAA TAAAGTGATAGGCGCAAAGTACTTCCACATTGATCAAGAGGGACTTCCTGATGGTAAAGGAGACTCTCCTGCCGATTACGACGGTCATGGAACTCACACATCTTCCACAATTGCCGGCGTTTCA CCACTtataaggtttgttttttttctgttcaatTGTTACTCTGTTTCTTGGAACAGAAGGAAGACACGTTATGCTCTGTTTCAAATTAAGGTGTGCTGGGAATCAGGATGTACAGACATGGACATGTTGGCGGCATTCGACGAAGCTATATCTGATGGGGTTGATGTAATATCGATTTCAATCGGAGGATCCTCGCTTCCGTTTTTCGAAGATCCAATTGCGATTGGAGCGTTTCACGCAATGAAAAAAGGGATCTTGACAATGTGTTCTGCAGGCAATAACGGGCCAGGTCTCTTTACGGTTTCCAACCTTGCGCCGTGGGTAATGACTGTCGCGGCCAACTCACTCGACCGGAAGTTTGAAACTGTTGTCAAACTTGGCAATGGTCTCACCGCATCT GGAATCTCTCTAAACGGATTCTCTCCAAGCGAGAAAATGTATCCATTAACAAGCGGTACGCTTGCATCTAACTTATCTGCAGGAGGCTATGGAGAGCCTAG TACATGTGAGTCCGGGACATTAGGGGAAGATAAAGTGATGGGAAAGGTAGTTTACTGTGAAGCAGGACGTGAAGAAGGAGGCAATGGTCAAGACCATGTAGTGAGAAGCTTAAAAGGAGCTGGTGTGATCGTTCAACTTCTTGAACCGACTGATATGGCCACTTCAACTGTCATTGCTGGCTCTTATGTCTTCTTTGAAGACGGTACAAAGATCTCTGAATACATCAACTCCACCAA AAATCCTCAAGCAGTAATCTTTAAgacaaaaacaaccaaaatgGTAGCTCCTTCAATTGCTTCTTTCTCAGCAAGAGGACCTCAACGAATCAGCCCCAACATTCTCAAG CCTGACATTTCAGCCCCCGGACTAAACATTCTCGCGGCATACTCGAAGCTAGCATCTGTAACCGGTTATTCAGACGACAATAGAAAAACACTTTTCACCATAATGTCAGGAACATCAATGGCTTGTCCTCACGCAGCAGCTGCAGCTGCTTATGTCAAATCATTCCATCCTGATTGGTCTCCAGCTGCAATCAAATCCGCCCTTATGACTACAG CTACTCCAATGAGGATCAAAGGAGACGAAGCAGAATTGAGTTACGGGTCGGGTCAAATAAACCCGAGAAGAGCGATTCACCCGGGTCTAGTCTACGACATCGCAGAGGACGCATACCTAAGATTCCTCTGTAAAGAAGGGTATAACAGCACAACCATCGGACTTTTAATCGCTGGTAAAAAGAACAACACGACGAAGACGGAATACAGATGCGAGAATTACAAACGAGGGTTAGGATCCGACGGGTTAAATTACCCGTCAATGCACAAGCAAGTGAGTTCCACGGATACGAAAGTGTCAGAGGTTTTTTACAGATCAGTTACGAACGTCGGATACGGACCATCGAACTACGTGGCTAAGGTTTGGGCACCGAAAGGTTTGAGAGTTGAGGTTGTGCCTAAGGCTATGAGTTTCGAGAGGcctggagagaagaagaattttaaGGTTATGATTGATGGAGTTTGGGATGAGATAATGAGAGGGATTGTGTCTGCTTCTGTGGAATGGGATGATTCGAGAGGCCATCTTGTGAGAAGTCCAATTCTATTGTTCCGATCAGGTAACAATTACAATTAA
- the LOC104708763 gene encoding GDSL esterase/lipase At5g03610-like: MDPLFKLFFSLFLFLLTSLLFGEINGVEGSNQNHHLYAFRPTKLFVFGDSYADTGNIKKSLASSWKFPYGITFPGKPAGRFSDGRVATDFLAKFVGIKSPIPYFWKDYAGKKRLQYGMNFAYGGTGVFNTQTPLPNMTTQIDIFQNLLTAGDIYYPSELTSSVALVSVAGNDYSNFIALNRPASEFPAFIKQVVDQTEVNLRRIHALGVKKIAVPSLQPLGCLPPITVLSSFQRCNETQNALVNLHNNLLQQAVAKLNSETKQSTFIILDLYNAFLTVFKNKGANPGSTRFESPLKPCCVGVSREYNCGSVDEKGVKKYMVCDDPKSAFFWDGLHPTEEGWRSVYSVLRESLTASLIKA; encoded by the exons ATGGATCCTTTgttcaaactcttcttctccctcttcctcTTTCTATTAACTTCGCTCCTATTTG GAGAAATCAACGGAGTGGAGGGTTCCAATCAAAATCATCACTTGTATGCATTTAGACCAACGAAGCTGTTTGTGTTCGGAGATTCTTATGCCGATACAGGAAACATTAAGAAGTCTCTCGCTAGTTCTTGGAAATTCCCTTATGGTATCACTTTCCCCGGTAAACCCGCCGGCCGTTTCTCCGATGGCCGCGTCGCCACCGATTTTCTAG CAAAATTCGTGGGTATAAAGTCACCAATCCCATACTTCTGGAAAGATTACGCGGGAAAGAAACGTTTACAATACGGTATGAACTTTGCGTACGGTGGAACCGGAGTGTTCAACACTCAGACTCCATTGCCAAACATGACCACTCAGATCGATATCTTCCAGAACCTTCTCACCGCCGGCGACATCTATTATCCTTCCGAGCTTACTTCCTCCGTTGCTCTCGTCAGTGTCGCAGGCAACGACTACTCTAACTTCATCGCCCTAAACCGCCCTGCCTCT GAGTTCCCAGCATTCATAAAGCAAGTTGTGGATCAAACAGAGGTGAATTTGAGGAGGATCCACGCTTTGGGAGTGAAAAAGATAGCAGTACCATCGCTGCAGCCGCTTGGTTGTCTCCCTCCCATCACCGTCTTATCCTCGTTCCAGCGTTGTAACGAGACACAAAACGCTTTAGTCAACCTCCACAACAACTTATTGCAACAAGCTGTGGCAAAGCTCAACAGCGAGACCAAGCAGTCGACTTTCATTATTCTTGATCTCTACAATGCTTTCTTGACTGTGTTCAAGAACAAAGGAGCTAATCCAG GGAGTACGAGGTTTGAGAGTCCGTTGAAGCCGTGTTGCGTAGGTGTGAGCCGTGAGTATAACTGTGGAAGCGTGGATGAGAAGGGAGTGAAGAAGTACATGGTATGTGATGATCCTAAATCTGCTTTCTTTTGGGATGGACTTCACCCTACCGAAGAAGGATGGAGATCGGTTTACTCGGTTTTACGAGAAAGTCTTACCGCGTCTTTGATTAAAGcgtga
- the LOC104708764 gene encoding GDSL esterase/lipase At5g03600-like, with product MGSNQLSGPKKTPKLFVFGDSYADTGNTKSDTEAWPVPYGITFPGKPSGRYCDGLIATDLLAKVLGAESPHLYRTHGKKKTLTKGMNFAFGASKVVDSSPHSPFPNITAQVNLLVDIVLAGRVEGDITPTDVSLISYAGGDYIYYIDENRPAAGMKALVEEVVDHLHVNMIVLSGLLFKKVAVTSLQPIGCLPSYTSASSFKSCNESQSALVELHNKLLRQVVAKLNEQSRVMKKGQHYFIIDIHHAFMTVLKNKGSKRFKTPMMKSCCEGFCGRSMDGEKLYTLCDDPKSFFFWDEVHPTQEGWRSIYSVLGNPLTESKTKP from the exons ATGGGTTCAAACCAGCTTTCTGGACCTAAAAAAACACCGAAGCTATTCGTGTTTGGAGACTCTTACGCGGATACCGGAAACACGAAGAGCGATACAGAGGCTTGGCCTGTCCCTTACGGTATCACTTTCCCCGGTAAACCTTCCGGTCGTTATTGTGATGGTCTCATCGCCACCGATTTACTAG CAAAAGTGTTAGGGGCAGAGTCACCTCATCTTTATAGAACTCAcggaaaaaagaaaaccctaacaaaagGAATGAATTTTGCGTTCGGGGCTTCCAAAGTGGTCGACTCCTCTCCGCATAGTCCATTCCCCAATATAACTGCTCAGGTTAATTTATTGGTAGACATCGTCCTCGCCGGCCGTGTCGAAGGAGACATTACTCCCACGGACGTCTCTCTCATTAGCTACGCCGGAGGCGACTATATCTATTACATTGACGAAAATCGCCCTGCGGCT GGAATGAAAGCATTAGTAGAGGAAGTCGTGGATCATTTACACGTTAATATGATAGTTTTGAGTGGGCTGCTGTTTAAGAAGGTAGCAGTAACATCGCTGCAGCCAATCGGATGCCTCCCTTCCTACACCTCTGCATCATCGTTCAAGAGTTGCAACGAGTCACAAAGCGCATTGGTGGAACTCCACAATAAATTGTTGAGACAAGTCGTTGCCAAGCTCAACGAGCAGTCTAGGGTTATGAAGAAGGGGCAGCATTACTTTATCATTGATATTCATCACGCCTTCATGACCGTTCTGAAGAACAAAG GGAGCAAGAGATTTAAAACCCCGATGATGAAGTCGTGTTGCGAAGGTTTTTGTGGGCGATCGATGGACGGTGAAAAGTTGTATACCTTATGTGATGATCCtaagtcttttttcttttgggatgaAGTTCACCCTACTCAAGAAGGATGGAGATCGATTTACTCGGTATTAGGGAACCCATTAACCGAGTCTAAGACCAAACCGTAA
- the LOC104708767 gene encoding GDSL esterase/lipase At5g03610-like, giving the protein MNSMITLIVPLLLFFFSSLLFGDITGVESSKHHHHHQQHQRNLYGSAKLFVFGNSNVDTGNLPKNQSEAWAVPYGITYPGTPSGRYCDGRVSTDYLAKFLRIKSPIPYKLKDHAGHEQLQYGMNFAYGGTGVFDTVYIKGLDMTYQISVFEKLIGDIYSPSDLSSSVALVSIAGNDYFTYISDNGYNLGIFQFVRRVINQIEVNLKRIHALGVKKVAVPSLQPLGCLPMYTRGSSYQKCNDIINALTIIHNNALEKVVAKLNKETKNSPFIVLDYYKGFLAVLNNKGENPGITNFKSLYEPCCGGKGYCGTLDENGGKNYTLCDDPSSAFFWDEFHPTQEGWKAVYSVLTNNLKALLI; this is encoded by the exons ATGAATTCCATGATAACTCTCATCGTCCCACtcttactcttctttttttcttctctcctctttG GAGACATCACTGGAGTGGAGAGCTCAAagcaccatcatcatcatcagcagcatCAGCGTAACTTATACGGTTCAGCAAAGCTGTTTGTCTTTGGAAATTCTAATGTCGATACCGGAAACCTGCCGAAAAATCAATCTGAAGCATGGGCAGTCCCTTATGGTATCACATACCCCGGTACACCATCCGGCCGTTACTGTGACGGCCGTGTCTCTACCGATTATCTAG CCAAATTTCTGAGGATAAAATCACCCATCCCTTATAAATTGAAAGATCACGCGGGACACGAACAGTTACAATATGGAATGAATTTTGCGTACGGAGGAACCGGAGTCTTCGACACAGTTTATATTAAAGGTTTGGATATGACGTATCAGATCAGTGTCTTCGAGAAACTCATTGGCGATATCTATTCTCCATCCGACCTTTCTTCTTCCGTCGCCCTCGTCAGTATTGCTGGCAATGACTACTTTACTTACATCTCCGACAATGGCTATAACTTG GGCATCTTTCAATTTGTGAGGCGAGTCATCAATCAAATCGAGGTGAATTTGAAGCGTATCCACGCCTTGGGAGTGAAAAAGGTAGCAGTACCGTCATTACAGCCACTCGGGTGCCTCCCCATGTACACCAGAGGCTCCTCGTACCAGAAGTGCAACGACATTATAAACGCGTTGACAATCATACACAACAACGCCTTGGAAAAAGTAGTGGCTAAACTCAACAAGGAGACCAAGAATTCGCCTTTCATTGTCCTTGACTACTACAAGGGCTTCTTGGCCGTCCTCAATAACAAAGGAGAGAATCCag GGATTACGAACTTTAAAAGTCTATACGAGCCGTGTTGCGGAGGCAAAGGGTATTGCGGGACTCTGGACGAGAACGGTGGGAAGAATTATACCTTATGCGATGATCCTTCGTCTGCTTTCTTCTGGGATGAATTTCACCCTACTCAGGAAGGATGGAAGGCGGTTTACTCGGTTTTGACCAACAACCTAAAAGCACTTTTGATTTGA
- the LOC104708768 gene encoding GDSL esterase/lipase At5g03610-like isoform X1, translated as MKQILHQTEVNLRRIHALGVQKVAIPLLQPLGCIPLIAKDSSYQKCNDIINALVIIHNNELKNVVANLNKETKQSTFMVIDYYNAFLTVFKNKGEKPGSQRFETPYKACCGGLCGSVDKNGQKNYTLCDDSTSSFFWDGLHPTQEGWKSVYSVLNLTAFSI; from the exons ATGAAGCAAATCCTCCATCAAACTGAGGTGAATTTGAGGCGGATCCATGCCTTGGGAGTGCAAAAGGTAGCAATACCGTTATTGCAGCCACTTGGGTGCATCCCCCTCATCGCCAAAGACTCATCGTACCAGAAGTGCAACGACATTATAAACGCGTTGGTAATCATACACAACAACGAGTTGAAGAATGTAGTGGCCAATCTCAACAAGGAGACCAAGCAGTCGACATTCATGGTCATTGACTACTACAACGCCTTCTTGACCGTCTTcaaaaacaaaggagagaagccag GGAGTCAAAGGTTTGAAACTCCTTACAAAGCATGTTGCGGAGGGCTTTGCGGGTCTGTGGACAAGAACGGCCAGAAGAATTATACCTTATGCGATGATTCTACGTCTTCTTTCTTCTGGGATGGACTTCACCCTACTCAGGAAGGATGGAAATCGGTTTACTCCGTTTTAAATTTAACAGCATTTTCGATCTGA
- the LOC104708768 gene encoding GDSL esterase/lipase At5g03610-like isoform X2: MDSMTKLVVPLLLVFFSSLLFGDINGVESSKQPHHQYSYGSTKLFAFGDSSVDTGNIKKQEAVVPWAVPYGNTFPGTPSGRFSDGRVSTDFLDKPDKDSNFKELL, encoded by the exons ATGGATTCTATGACAAAACTCGTCGTCCCACTTTTACTcgtctttttctcttctctcctctttg GAGATATCAATGGAGTGGAGAGCTCAAAACAGCCTCATCACCAGTACTCGTACGGTTCAACAAAGCTGTTTGCGTTTGGAGATTCTTCAGTCGATACCGGAAACATAAAGAAACAGGAAGCTGTAGTCCCATGGGCAGTCCCTTATGGTAACACATTCCCCGGTACACCCTCCGGCCGTTTCTCTGACGGCCGTGTCTCTACCGATTTTCTAG ATAAACCGGATAAAGACTCTAACTTCAAGGAATTGCTCTAA
- the LOC104708769 gene encoding solute carrier family 40 member 2: MAEETETRVFLSNEQHEEEEEPSLPRSMVISLYLGYFLARWGARTWEFSVALYMIYLWPNSLFLTAVYGVVESGSAAIFGPIVGQMIDRMSYVTVLRLWLVTQNLSFIVAGGAVVALLVVPDLKSQNFPVFATLVVLTNLSGAIGVLSTLAGTILIERDWVVVMSEGHSPAVLTRMNSVIRGIDLSSKLLSPVITGLIISFVSLRASAITFAAWATITVWVEYWLFISVYNGVPAIVQSDERRSLRLSQSQAEERDIASSYYVPLLQGTTKDESYGNTQRRSGILRILDRISESSFVGAWRNYLNQEIVLPGVALALLFFTVLSFGTLMTATLEWKGIPTYIIGLGRGISAGVGLAATVVYPLMQSRLSPLRTGLWSFWSQWTCLLVCVGSIWVEKEKLASYMLMSGVAASRLGLWMFDLAVIQQMQDLVPEPDRCVVGGVQNSLQAALDLMANLLGIIVSNPKDFWMLTLISFATVSLAGVLYTIHLYRVRKHLFHFEKIPLLNNCFVS; the protein is encoded by the exons ATGGCGGAGGAGacagaaactagggtttttctATCAAACGAAcaacatgaggaagaagaagaaccatcgtTACCACGTTCCATGGTGATCTCTCTCTACCTCGGCTATTTTcttgctcgatggggtgcaag AACTTGGGAATTCTCTGTTGCTCTGTATATGATTTACCTCTGGCCAAACTCTCTGTTTCTCACTGCCGTGTACGGTGTTGTAGAGTCCGGTTCCGCCGCCATCTTCGGTCCCATTGTAGGCCAGATGATCGATAGGATGAGCTATGTTACAGTTCTTAGACTCTGGCTTGTTACTCAAAACCTCTCCTTCATTGTTGCTGGTGGTGCAGTCGTTGCTTTGCTAGTAGTTCCTGATCTCAAGTCTCAGAATTTCCCTGTTTTCGCAACATTGGTCGTGTTGACGAATCTTTCTGGCGCCATTGGAGTACTCTCTACTCTTGCAGGCACCATTCTAATCGAACGAGACTG GGTTGTGGTTATGTCGGAAGGTCATTCACCAGCGGTTTTAACGAGAATGAATTCGGTAATTAGGGGAATTGACTTGAGCTCGAAGCTACTGTCTCCGGTTATTACTGGTTTGATCATTAGCTTTGTTTCTCTTAGAGCATCAGCTATCACGTTCGCAGCTTGGGCTACTATAACAGTGTGGGTTGAGTATTGGCTCTTTATCTCTGTGTATAACGGTGTTCCTGCGATAGTACAAAGCGATGAGAGAAGGAGTCTAAGGTTGTCTCAATCACAAGCGGAAGAGAGGGATATTGCATCTAGTTATTATGTTCCTCTTTTACAAGGAACAACCAAAGATGAGTCTTATGGGAACACGCAACGTAGAAGCGGGATCTTGAGGATTCTTGATAGAATCTCTGAGTCCTCTTTTGTTGGTGCGTGGAGGAATTATCTCAATCAAGAAATAGTGCTCCCTGGAGTTGCTCTAGCTCTATTGTTCTTCACTGTTCTCAG CTTTGGAACATTGATGACGGCGACATTGGAGTGGAAAGGGATACCTACTTATATCATTGGTTTAGGCAGAGGAATCAGTGCTGGTGTTGGACTAGCTGCTACCGTCGTGTACCCTCTCATGCAGTCCCGCCTCTCACCACTCAGAACCGGACTATGGTCCTTCTGGTCTCAG TGGACCTGTCTTTTAGTCTGTGTTGGATCCATTTGGGTTGAAAAGGAGAAATTAGCATCATACATGCTTATGTCTGGAGTTGCTGCTTCTAGGCTTGGTTTGTGGATGTTCGATCTCGCGGTAATCCAACAAATGCAG GATCTTGTCCCGGAACCAGACCGTTGTGTGGTTGGAGGTGTACAGAACTCGTTGCAAGCGGCTCTTGACTTGATGGCTAATCTTTTGGGTATTATTGTATCTAATCCTAAG GATTTTTGGATGTTGACGTTGATCTCATTTGCTACGGTTTCGTTAGCTGGAGTACTCTACACAATTCATCTCTACCGTGTCCGAAAGCATCTATTCCACTTCGAGAAGATTCCTTTATTGAACAactgttttgtttcataa